The segment CAAGGGTAAGGCTTTGACGGTGCCGAATTACCCCAACAATCCAAGCGCCGGAAAGGTATCAAGCAACCAGAAGGCCAAGGTGGTAAAGGCACCGGTCACCATCATGATCCCGACGACCACCAGCAACCCCCCCATCACCCGTTCAATGGTTTTCATGTGGCGTTTCAGGCGGTTCATCACCCCCATGGCGCGGGTAATGAACATTGCGGCCAGCAGGAATGGAATACCAAGACCCGCGGCATAAACGCCAAGCAACAATGTCCCTTTGGCCAAAGATGCCTCGGAAGCGGCCAAGGACAGGATCGCCCCCAGTTGCGGACCAATGCAGGGCGTCCAGCCAAAGGCAAAGGCAAGCCCAAGCACATAAGCGCCAAAGCTGGAACCACCTTTGTCACCGGCATCCAGACGGGCCTCTTGATCAAGGAAAGGGATGCGGAACAGCCCAAGGAAATGCAGGCCGAAAACAATGATCACCACACCGGACACTTGTGCAAAGAGCACCTGATTTTGCAGGAAAAACGCCCCGAAGGCCGAAGCCGTAAACCCAAGGATCAAGAACACCGTGCTGAGCCCCATGACAAAGAACAACGCGGCGATCACCGCCTTGCGCCGGCCCGCGTCCTGCGTGGACATATCATTCAGGGAAACCCCGCTCATATAGGCCAGATAGGGCGGCACGATGGGCAAAACACAGGGGCTGAGAAAGCTGACAACACCCGCGATCAGGGCGATCAACATAGCAGGCAGCAGGCCCGCATCAATGAGTTCAATACCAAACATGCCCTCACCCTTAGCGGGGATGCAGGGCGGCGTCACGCGGCCAATGGTCACAAGACTGTGGACGCGGTGTAACATCTGGCGTACTGCGCGGGGCATGGAAACACATGACCTTGATGCCACGGGCCTGCTGTGCCCCCTCCCCGTGTTGAAACTGCGCAAACGATTGGCAGCGTTGAAGCCCGGCGCACAGATTACAATGCGCGCGGATGACCCCGCAGCCATCATCGACGTGCCCCATTTCTGCGCCGAATCCGGCCATCTGCTGGTTGAAACGCGCGAGGAGGGTGCGGTGCAGGTCTATCTGGTGCGCAAAGCCGGTTAACGGCCCCGTCTTCCAAACAAAAACCATAACCAGACACAAACCATAAAGGCAGGCCACATGGGCCTGCCTTTATCGTTTTAATACGCGGGAAAGCTTAGCGGCCCAATGACCACCAGCCCTTTTTCTTGGGCTTCTTCGGTTCTTCCACTACCGGCTCGGGATCAGGTGTCGCAGCAACCGGTTCAGGCACTGGCGCGGATGCAACCGGCACCGGCTCTGCCGCAACCGGCGCAGGCTCTACAGCTGCCGGTGTTGCCGGTTCTTCCGCAGGCACAGCGGGGGCAACCGTTTCAGCTTTTTCCTCAACCTTCGGCTTTGGTTTCGCACGGCTGGCGCGCGGTTTCCTCGGCTTTGCTTCCTTAACCGGCTCGGCCTTCTCTTCAGCTGGCGTTTCTTCGCCAGAAGCTTCCTCTGCGGCTTTCGCCTTTTTAGAGGCCGCAGTCGTACGCTTGCGCGGTTTGGGTTTGGGCTTTTCCGTGGCTTCCACAGCTTCCGCTACAGGCTCGGACGCAGAAGCATCCGCATCTGCTACAGCTTCCGCAACCGTTTCTACGTCGGCTTTGGGCTCCGCCTTGGGCTTGCGGGTGCGGCTGCGCGAGGTCGGCTTTTTAGGCTTATCCTCGACGGCTTCATTGGCGTTCGCTTGTGCTGGTGCGTCGGCTTGTGGCGCATCGGCCTGCGCTGCATCGGCTTGTGCGGCATCAACATTGGCAGCGTCAGCTGGTGCGGCGTCGTTCTGTCCGCCATTCTGATCCGCGTCATCCGAACGGTTTTCGCCGTTGTTCTTGCCACGGCCCCCGCGGCTGCGACGGCGACGGCGCTTGCGCTTGGGTTTGCCATCGGCATCCAGCTGCTGTTCACCATTGTTGTCGCGACCGGAGTTCTGGGATTTCTCTTGCGTGTCTTCGGCCTCTTCTGCAGCGGCCAAGGCTTCGGCGGCCTCTGCGGCTTCGGCTTCGGCCTCGTCAATCTGATCCATCAGGGATGTATCAACCGACACCACATGCGCACCGGCGACCGGCACATTACGGGTTGCGGTTTTGAACTTCTCCATCGAGAAATTCGGGCTGACCAGATGCGGGTCCCCTTCGATGCGCACGGCCATGCCATAACGCGCCTCGATCTGCGCGACATGTTCGCGTTTGGAGTTCATCAGGAAATTTGCAATGCCCACAGGGGCCTTGATCAACACTTCGCGGGTGCGGCGACGGGTGCCCTCTTCTTCCATGTGGCGAATGATCGACAGGGCAAGGTTGTCGTCCGACCGGATCAAACCGGTACCGTGACAGGCCACACAAGGCTGTGTCGTGGCTTCGATCATGCCGGGACGCAGACGCTGGCGCGACATTTCCATCAGGCCAAAACCCGAAATCCGGCCCACCTGAATGCGCGCGCGGTCGGTCTTGAGCTTGTCCTTCATCATCTTTTCGACAGCCGTGTTGTTACGGCGTTCGTCCATGTCGATGAAGTCGATGACGATCAGGCCCGCAAGGTCACGCAAACGCAGCTGGCGTGCCACTTCGGCGGCTGCCTCAAGGTTTGTTTTTGTCGCGGTCTGTTCGATGGACCCTTCTTTGGTCGCGCGGCCAGAGTTGACGTCAATCGCCACCAGCGCTTCGGTCACGCCGATCACGATATACCCGCCCGAGGGCAGCTGAACCGTCGGGTTGAACATGCCGGCAAGGTAGTCTTCGACCTTGTAGCGCGCAAACAGCGGCAGGTTTTCCTCATAGCGTTTCACGTTTTTCGCGTGCGACGGCATGATCATTTTCATGAAGTCCTTGGCGATGCGGTAGCCGCGCTCGCCCTCGACAAACACCTCGTCGATATCGCGGTTATACAAATCACGGATCGAGCGTTTGATCAGGTCGCCCTCTTCGTAGATCTTGGCGGGCGCGATGGATTTCAACGTCAGCTCGCGGATTTGCTCCCACAGGCGCTGCAGATATTCATAGTCGCGCTTGATCTCGGCGCGGGTGCGCTTGGCACCGGCGGTCCGCACGATCAGCCCCGCGCCCAAAGGCACAGTGATTTCGTTGGCAATCTCTTTCAGCTTTTTGCGGTCAACGGCGTTGGTGATCTTGCGGCTGATGCCACCGCCCCGTGCGGTGTTGGGCATCAAAACGCAGTACCGGCCGGCAAGGCTCAGGTAGGTTGTGAGGGCAGCGCCCTTGTTGCCGCGCTCTTCCTTAACGACCTGCACCAGCAGGATCTGGCGCATCTTGATGACTTCTTGAATCTTGTAGCGGCGCGGCCGTGGCTTGCGCACCGGCCGGATGTCTTCGCTGTCATCCTCATCGGCAACGGATTCGATGCTTTCGTCCTTGGACGTGGCATCTGCTGCTTTGGCTTCATCCTCGCCGTCGGCGTCACTGTCGCCGTCGGTTGCGCTGTCTTCAGCTGCGCTGTCGTCCGATGTCGTTTCGCCAGCAGGCGTTTCGCCCTCTGCGTCATCCTCAGCGGTGACTTCGGGGGTTCCTACCGGCGTTTCCGGCACCCGTTCCATCGGCGAAGACGCCTCGTTTGCGTCCACTTCGACATCATCGTCGTCACTCAGATCAACGGTTTCCATGCCCTCGATCTCGGTCGAGGTCTTGGCGTCCGCCGACACAGCATCCTCGGCCTTGGGCTTGGAGCGGCTGCGCGAACGCGACCGGCGCTTTGGCTTGGGCTCGTCGTCATCCTTGGCTGCCTGCGCTTCGGCATAGGCGCGCTCTTCTTCCAGCAGCGCCTGACGGTCGGCCACAGGGATCTGGTAATAATCGGGATGGATTTCCGAGAAAGCAAGAAAACCGTGGCGATTGCCGCCATAGTCCACGAAAGCGGCCTGTAGCGACGGCTCTACGCGCGTCACTTTGGCCAGATAAATGTTGCCAGCTAGCTGGCGTTTGTTTTCGGATTCAAAGTCAAATTCCTCGACCTTGTTTCCATCAACCACAACAACGCGGGTTTCTTCCGCGTGGGTGGCATCGATAAGCATTTTCTTAGGCATGTTTTCACTATGCACAGCACATGCGCCAGACCAGCCCCCGGGGGAGCTTGTGACGTTGCGGTGTGACTTGTCAGGGCGATGGGTGACGGCGCCAGTACACTGTACAGCGAAACGGGGCCTGAAAAGGCCAGTCCGTTCCTGCTCGTCGTTCCTGCGCGCGTCATCGCGGTTCTTCTCCGATGCGATCATGCCGGTCCGGCCCGCCGCATCCATTATATACTGAACATCGTCATGGGCTTGCCCGTCCAACGTCAGTGGTTCTCTGGCCGTTTCCGGCCCAATCGGTCTGTTTGCGTGCCCAGCAAGGGGCTGCCACAAGCAGCGAAACTCTTAGCCAAGGACCTGTGACGCCATTGCGCGACATATCCTTGTTACACTTAGATAAGGGGATTGGCCTGCAGAACACAATGGGCAATGTTCTTTCACCTGCTCAAAACCGCAAATCGGACGGGGGTTGCTTGACAAAATCTGCCCGTTCAGGCTCATCTGGCCGCGCATAAGTGCGCCGGCTTGGGCTGGTGCATCCATCCACGTTGCACCATTTTAAAGACCCGAAGGACTTTCCATGCATATTCTGACCCGCTCCGTACTTGGCTTTTCCCTTTTGGGGCTTGTCGCTTGTGATGAATTGGCCGTGGCCAATGATCCTGTCGCCTTGGCCGAACTGCGGGGTCAGAAAAGCTGTGTTGCGGCTGTGGCAGGCGAAACCGGTGCTGCGAATGTGGCGATCAACACCACAATTCCCGTAATCGAACTGAACCGCTTTATCGTTGATGTGCCCGGTGCCAAAATGTGGACCTGTGTGACCGACGAAAACGGCAAAGCCATCGAAATCGTCGAGCGCCAGAACGGCTGACCTTTGGCCAACCGTTCCGGCACGCGTTTAGCCGGTGGCTACAGGTAATCCGACCGTTGCAGCCCGTACTTTGCCATTTTTTCGTTCAAGGTACGGCGCGGCAGGCACAGTTCATCCATCACCGATGAAATCGACCCTTTGTGACGGCGCATTGTGTTGTCGATCAGCATCCGCTCGAAGGCTTCAACATATTCCTTCAGCGGCTTGCCTTCGGTCGTCATCACCGGCTGCATTTCCTCGTGATCCGACATCAACAGCGATGCAATCGTGCCCGAGCCGCGGCGCGACTGCAAAACCGCGCGTTCCGCGACATTGATCAACTGGCGCACGTTGCCCGGCCACGGGGCCTGCAACAATTGCGCCGCTTCCTGTGCGCTGACCTGCGGTGTGTCACAGCCGTATTCCTCAGAGAACTGTTCGCTCAGACGGGTGAACAGCGTCAGAATATCCTCGCCGCGCTGCCGCAGCGGCGGCACAGTGATACGCAAAGCCGCCAGACGGTAAAACAGATCATTGCGCAACACATCTTCCGAGGTACGCCCCGCCTCTTGCAAGTTCGAGATCGCGACAATCCGCGTTTCCGCCGGGGTGCCCTGTTCGTTGATCACGCTCAACAAACGCGCTTGCAATGTCTCTGACAAAGCTTCGACATCTTCCAGAACCAGCGTTCCGCCCCGCGCCTCTTCGATGGCCGGCAACTGCGCATCTTCCGGCAACATCGGGCCGAACAAGCGCTTGCTCAGCATGTCCTCTTCCAACGCCCCGCAAGAGACCAGCACGAACTTCTTGCCCGCGCGCGACCCGACAGCATGCAGCGCATGCGCCACCAGTGTTTTACCCGTGCCGGTTTCGCCGTCGATCAGCACGTGACCGTCCGCCTGCCCCAGATCCAGGATATCTTCGCGCAGACGTTCCATGACCGGCGACTGGCCGATCAGCTTTTTCATCAACTGCCCGCCGTCTGACAATTCACGCCGCAAGGCGCGGTTGTCCATCACCAGACGCCGCGCATTGGTGGCCTTTTTCGCCAGCTCGCTCATCCGGTCGGGATTGAACGGTTTTTCCAGAAAATCAAACGCCCCCACGCGCATCGCTTCAACCGCCATCGGCACATCGCCGTGCCCCGTGATCATGATCACGGGCAAGGCACTGTCGCTGCCCATCAGCTTTTTCAAAAACTGCATGCCGTCCATCCCCGGCATCTTGATGTCGGAAATCACGATGCCCGGATATTCCGGCCCCAGCGTTTTCAACGCATCTTCGGCTGATCCGAACGTTTCAGTGTCATACCCCGACAAGGCCAACCACTGGCTGATCGACTGACGCATGTCCTGTTCGTCATCGACAATCGCAATCTTCATCGCCTGAGCCATAGTTTACTCCGCTGCTTCTACTTTGTTCTTTTCGCCCATGATGGGCAATTGCATCTCAAAGACCGCCCCGCCCGCCTGTCCGTTGCGCGCTGTAAGCCGTCCGCCAAGGTCGTTGACGATGCCCGAGGAGATGGCAAGCCCCAAGCCGACACCGTCCCCCGGTTGCTTGGTGGTGTAAAACGGTTCGAACAGCGCGTCGAGATCAGCAATGCCGGGACCGTTGTCGCGTACCGTCAAAGTCGCCGTTTCACCGGCTGACAGGATGATCTCAACCTGCGGGTTCCGTTCGGATTTGGTGGCGTCCAGAGCATTGCGAAACAGGTTCACCAAAACCTGTTCGATCCGCATCCGGTCGCCCATCACGATCACCGGTTCATCGGGTAGAATGCGCACGATTTCAACCTGCCGCTGGCGCAGCTGCGGTTCCATCATGGACATCGAGGACGCGAGGGCCGCACCCATATCTACAGGGGAAAACGCCTCCTGTCCCTTACGGGCATAGGATTTCAACTGGCGCGTAATCGCGCCCATCCGTTCGATCAAATCGTCAATGCGTCCGAACGACGACAGCGCCTCGTCAGGCCGGTTGCGGCGCAGCAATAATCGCGCCCCCGCCAGATAGGTCTTCATCGCGGCCAAAGGCTGGTTCAATTCGTGGCTGACCGCCGCCGACATTTCGCCCAATGCCGCCAGTTTGCTGGATTGCTCCAGCGTCTGTTCTGCCACCGCCAGCGTTTCCTGAACCCTTTTGCGCTCAGCGATTTCCCGCTGCAAGGCCACGTTCAATGCGCGAAGTTTGGCCGACTCGCGCTGGAAGATCGCCAATCGCCCCGCCGTGCGCCGGCTGAGAAAATAAAACGCCAAAGCCAGCAGAATCGCAAACCCCATGACTTCCAACGCCAGAACGGCATTCACCCGTTCGCGCACACTCTCATAGGTGGTAAAACTGATCATACGCCAACCACGAAAGGCGATCCGGTGTTCCAGACGCATCACCGCTTCGCCCTGCAAATAGGCGTCGGCCGGCAGCGCGGTCCAATCGGCCGTGGCCTTGATCGCGCGTTCGATCGCGGATTGAGGCGAGGTATTAACAAGGGCTTCAGCCTCGCTTAACCCGCGCCAGCGTGGTGACGTGCCCAGAATGATCTCTCCTGCGCTGTCCATCACGATCACCGCATCGGAAATACCGGCCCAGGCACGTTCGAACTTTTGCAGATCCACCTCGACCGCAATCACGCCCAAGGTGTCGCCGCCCGCCTGAATGCGGCGGGAATACACAAATTTGTACCCGCCCCCTTCCAGCTTGATCACGCTGAAAATCGTGACATTCGCGCGGATTGCATCCACGAAATAGGGCGCTGATTTGTGCAGCGATTGCAAACGGTTACGATCCGTTGCTGCCACAGTGCGCCCGTCGATATCGTATAACATCAAAGACGCGGCACCGATCTCTTCGACAAAGGAAATCAAGCGCTGGGTCGACAGGGAATAATCCGCCTCCTGCAAAGCAATGATCAACGAGGGATCGCGCGCCAACAGCTGCGGCACAATCGCGTTCTGGCGCAACTCGGCCATCAGGTTGCCGCTATAAAGCGCGATCCGCAGCTCGGCGCGGTTCCGTGTGCTTTCGGTGAACCGGTTGGTCAGCAGGTTGTTGGTGACCGAAATCACCACCACCGCCAGCACAAGGATCATCCCGATCGCCAGACGCACGCGCCACGATATGGTCAACGCCGGTTTGCTTATGGAGGAGGTCTCGCTCATGCCGCCACCCTACTCAGGGCGCGCGACGCACTCAAGTCACGCGGTGCTCAGCGCCCCTGCCAATGCGCGAAAGAGCGCCTGTCCGTCGGTGCCGCCATGGCCCGCGTCTGCCGCCCGTTCGGGGTGTGGCATCATCCCCAACACGCGCCGGTTCTGCGACAGAATGCCGGCAATATCCGCCTGCGCCCCGTTCGGGTTGTCCGTGTAGGTAAAGGCCACGCGGTCCTCGCCCTGTAGACGCGCAATCGTGTCGGCATCGGCAAAATAGTTACCGTCGTGGTGCGCAATCGGAATATCTATGACATCCCCAACCGAATACCCTTCGGTATAAGCGCTTTGCGCGGTCTCGACCCGCAAACCCACGGTTTTGCAAATATACTTCAGCCCCGCATTGCGCAGCAACGCGCCGGGCAACAGACCGGTTTCCGTCAACACCTGAAACCCGTTGCAAATGCCCATGACATAGCCGCCGCGTTCCGCGTGTGCCTTTACCGACTTCACAATCGGCGACTGCGCGGCAATTGCGCCGCAACGCAGATAATCGCCGTAGGAAAATCCACCCGGAACACCCACGATATCAACGCCTTGCGGCAACTCGCTGTCCTTGTGCCACACCATATCAACCTGACATCCTGCGGCCTCGAAAGCCACCGCCAGATCGCGGTCGCAATTGGACCCCGGAAACACAACAACTGCGGCACGCATCAGGACATCTCCACCGAGTAGCTTTCGATCACCGTGTTCGCGAGCAGCTTTTCGCACATCGCGTTCACATCAGCTTCGGTCGATCCTTCAGCCAGATCCAGTTCGATCACTTTGCCCTGACGCACACCGTTCACGCCATCAAACCCGATGGCCCCGAGCGCGTGGCGCACCGCTTCGCCCTGCGGGTCCAACACACCATTCTTCAACATCACATGCACCCGTGCTTTCATAGCGCGTCCCCCAGCTTCATCTTGCTACTAAACTCAATCCCGCGGTCCGCCACGGGATGTTCCGGTATCAATTAATAAGTGTCGGTTTGGTCATCGGCGTCGAGGATTTGGGCATGACGCCCAACCGCTTGGCCACTTCCGTGTAGGCATCCGTCAATGACCCCAGATCGCGGCGGAACACGTCCTTGTCCAGCTTCTGACCTGTTTCGATGTCCCACAAACGGCAGGAATCGGGGCTGATTTCATCTGCAATGATCAACCGCTGGAAATCGCCATCATAGACCCGACCGACTTCGATCTTGAAATCCACCAGTTTGATGCCGACGCCGAACATGACACCCGACATGAAATCATTCACCCGCAACGCAAGGCTCAGGATGTCTTCCATGTCTTGCTGGCTGGCCCAACCAAAGGCCGCGATATGTTCTTCGGTGACCAAAGGATCGCCCAGCTTGTCGTCTTTATAGCAATATTCAACGATGGGGCGCGGCAGCTGTGTGCCCTCTTCGATGCCAAGACGTTTGGACATTGTTCCGGCCGCATAATTGCGCACGATGATCTCAAGCGGCACAATCTCGACCTGACGCACCAGCTGTTCGCGCATGTTCAAACGTTTCATGAAATGCGTCGGCACGCCGATCTGATTCAGACCCTTCATGAAATACTCGGACAGGAGGTTGTTCAGCACCCCCTTGCCTTCGATCACGTCCTTCTTCTCGGCGTTGAACGCGGTGGCATCATCCTTGAAATATTGGACAATTGTCCCGGGCTCTGGGCCTTCATACAGGATTTTTGCTTTGCCTTCGTAGATCTTTGTGCGCCGGGCCATGGGCGTCCTTTCGGGATACGGGTCGGAGGGACTCTCCGGCGCCTGTTATCGCCCTCTTAATCTATGCCCCCCTCTGCTGCAAGCAATCGCAAACATCTT is part of the Sulfitobacter geojensis genome and harbors:
- a CDS encoding cytochrome c biogenesis CcdA family protein, with translation MFGIELIDAGLLPAMLIALIAGVVSFLSPCVLPIVPPYLAYMSGVSLNDMSTQDAGRRKAVIAALFFVMGLSTVFLILGFTASAFGAFFLQNQVLFAQVSGVVIIVFGLHFLGLFRIPFLDQEARLDAGDKGGSSFGAYVLGLAFAFGWTPCIGPQLGAILSLAASEASLAKGTLLLGVYAAGLGIPFLLAAMFITRAMGVMNRLKRHMKTIERVMGGLLVVVGIMMVTGAFTTLAFWLLDTFPALGLLG
- a CDS encoding sulfurtransferase TusA family protein, yielding METHDLDATGLLCPLPVLKLRKRLAALKPGAQITMRADDPAAIIDVPHFCAESGHLLVETREEGAVQVYLVRKAG
- a CDS encoding Rne/Rng family ribonuclease, which codes for MPKKMLIDATHAEETRVVVVDGNKVEEFDFESENKRQLAGNIYLAKVTRVEPSLQAAFVDYGGNRHGFLAFSEIHPDYYQIPVADRQALLEEERAYAEAQAAKDDDEPKPKRRSRSRSRSKPKAEDAVSADAKTSTEIEGMETVDLSDDDDVEVDANEASSPMERVPETPVGTPEVTAEDDAEGETPAGETTSDDSAAEDSATDGDSDADGEDEAKAADATSKDESIESVADEDDSEDIRPVRKPRPRRYKIQEVIKMRQILLVQVVKEERGNKGAALTTYLSLAGRYCVLMPNTARGGGISRKITNAVDRKKLKEIANEITVPLGAGLIVRTAGAKRTRAEIKRDYEYLQRLWEQIRELTLKSIAPAKIYEEGDLIKRSIRDLYNRDIDEVFVEGERGYRIAKDFMKMIMPSHAKNVKRYEENLPLFARYKVEDYLAGMFNPTVQLPSGGYIVIGVTEALVAIDVNSGRATKEGSIEQTATKTNLEAAAEVARQLRLRDLAGLIVIDFIDMDERRNNTAVEKMMKDKLKTDRARIQVGRISGFGLMEMSRQRLRPGMIEATTQPCVACHGTGLIRSDDNLALSIIRHMEEEGTRRRTREVLIKAPVGIANFLMNSKREHVAQIEARYGMAVRIEGDPHLVSPNFSMEKFKTATRNVPVAGAHVVSVDTSLMDQIDEAEAEAAEAAEALAAAEEAEDTQEKSQNSGRDNNGEQQLDADGKPKRKRRRRRSRGGRGKNNGENRSDDADQNGGQNDAAPADAANVDAAQADAAQADAPQADAPAQANANEAVEDKPKKPTSRSRTRKPKAEPKADVETVAEAVADADASASEPVAEAVEATEKPKPKPRKRTTAASKKAKAAEEASGEETPAEEKAEPVKEAKPRKPRASRAKPKPKVEEKAETVAPAVPAEEPATPAAVEPAPVAAEPVPVASAPVPEPVAATPDPEPVVEEPKKPKKKGWWSLGR
- a CDS encoding sigma-54-dependent transcriptional regulator; its protein translation is MAQAMKIAIVDDEQDMRQSISQWLALSGYDTETFGSAEDALKTLGPEYPGIVISDIKMPGMDGMQFLKKLMGSDSALPVIMITGHGDVPMAVEAMRVGAFDFLEKPFNPDRMSELAKKATNARRLVMDNRALRRELSDGGQLMKKLIGQSPVMERLREDILDLGQADGHVLIDGETGTGKTLVAHALHAVGSRAGKKFVLVSCGALEEDMLSKRLFGPMLPEDAQLPAIEEARGGTLVLEDVEALSETLQARLLSVINEQGTPAETRIVAISNLQEAGRTSEDVLRNDLFYRLAALRITVPPLRQRGEDILTLFTRLSEQFSEEYGCDTPQVSAQEAAQLLQAPWPGNVRQLINVAERAVLQSRRGSGTIASLLMSDHEEMQPVMTTEGKPLKEYVEAFERMLIDNTMRRHKGSISSVMDELCLPRRTLNEKMAKYGLQRSDYL
- a CDS encoding sensor histidine kinase; the protein is MSAAVSHELNQPLAAMKTYLAGARLLLRRNRPDEALSSFGRIDDLIERMGAITRQLKSYARKGQEAFSPVDMGAALASSMSMMEPQLRQRQVEIVRILPDEPVIVMGDRMRIEQVLVNLFRNALDATKSERNPQVEIILSAGETATLTVRDNGPGIADLDALFEPFYTTKQPGDGVGLGLAISSGIVNDLGGRLTARNGQAGGAVFEMQLPIMGEKNKVEAAE
- a CDS encoding tyrosinase family protein, with product MADRRRHFAQCRQFAGLLQRLFCHRQRFLNPFALSDFPLQGHVQCAKFGRLALEDRQSPRRAPAEKIKRQSQQNRKPHDFQRQNGIHPFAHTLIGGKTDHTPTTKGDPVFQTHHRFALQIGVGRQRGPIGRGLDRAFDRGLRRGINKGFSLA
- the purQ gene encoding phosphoribosylformylglycinamidine synthase subunit PurQ, producing the protein MRAAVVVFPGSNCDRDLAVAFEAAGCQVDMVWHKDSELPQGVDIVGVPGGFSYGDYLRCGAIAAQSPIVKSVKAHAERGGYVMGICNGFQVLTETGLLPGALLRNAGLKYICKTVGLRVETAQSAYTEGYSVGDVIDIPIAHHDGNYFADADTIARLQGEDRVAFTYTDNPNGAQADIAGILSQNRRVLGMMPHPERAADAGHGGTDGQALFRALAGALSTA
- the purS gene encoding phosphoribosylformylglycinamidine synthase subunit PurS, with protein sequence MKARVHVMLKNGVLDPQGEAVRHALGAIGFDGVNGVRQGKVIELDLAEGSTEADVNAMCEKLLANTVIESYSVEMS
- the purC gene encoding phosphoribosylaminoimidazolesuccinocarboxamide synthase produces the protein MARRTKIYEGKAKILYEGPEPGTIVQYFKDDATAFNAEKKDVIEGKGVLNNLLSEYFMKGLNQIGVPTHFMKRLNMREQLVRQVEIVPLEIIVRNYAAGTMSKRLGIEEGTQLPRPIVEYCYKDDKLGDPLVTEEHIAAFGWASQQDMEDILSLALRVNDFMSGVMFGVGIKLVDFKIEVGRVYDGDFQRLIIADEISPDSCRLWDIETGQKLDKDVFRRDLGSLTDAYTEVAKRLGVMPKSSTPMTKPTLIN